From Kiritimatiellales bacterium, a single genomic window includes:
- a CDS encoding NfeD family protein encodes MIAVMSWYFTLLSTGLFLIGAEIFVPGGILGICGAAALIAAVIIGFTVFPPVLGWLSLLLILILTALAVFLWMKFFPKSPIGRALALNQNSAITGKTDSEWKTGMRGTALSDLRPAGKALLDGRRADVIANSTWIEQNASIEISKVEGNRIYVRQI; translated from the coding sequence ATGATCGCCGTAATGAGCTGGTACTTTACACTGCTTTCCACTGGTCTGTTTTTAATCGGCGCCGAAATTTTCGTGCCGGGCGGAATTCTCGGCATTTGCGGTGCGGCGGCACTGATTGCCGCTGTAATAATCGGCTTTACTGTTTTTCCGCCGGTGCTTGGCTGGCTGAGTCTGCTGCTGATTCTGATACTCACCGCCCTCGCCGTTTTCCTCTGGATGAAATTCTTTCCCAAGAGTCCGATCGGCCGTGCGCTGGCGCTGAATCAGAATTCCGCCATCACCGGGAAAACAGATTCGGAGTGGAAAACCGGTATGCGGGGAACGGCGCTGAGCGATCTACGCCCCGCCGGCAAAGCTCTCCTTGACGGCCGGCGCGCCGACGTTATCGCAAACAGCACCTGGATTGAACAGAATGCTTCCATTGAAATCAGCAAAGTGGAAGGCAACCGGATTTATGTGAGGCAGATTTGA